In Hwangdonia lutea, a single window of DNA contains:
- the sucC gene encoding ADP-forming succinate--CoA ligase subunit beta produces MNLHEYQGKEILSTFGVRIQRGIVAQNAQEAVAAAKQLTQETGTSWHVIKAQVHAGGRGKGGGVKLAKNLQEVETIAGEIIGMNLITPQTSAEGKRVHQVLIAEDVYYPGESETSEFYMSVLLNRGTGRNMIMYSTEGGMDIETVAEETPHLIFTEEVDPSVGLMPFQARRVAFNLGLSGLAFKEMTKFVTNLYTAYVKSDSSLFEINPVLKTSDNKIMAVDAKVTIDDNALYRHKNYVDLRDIREESAIEVEAGELGLNYVDLDGNVGCMVNGAGLAMATMDLIKQAGGEPANFLDVGGTADAARVEAAFKIILKDPAVKAILINIFGGIVRCDRVAQGVIDAYKNMGNINVPIIVRLQGTNADIAKELIDNSGLDVMSATEFQEAADKVQEVLG; encoded by the coding sequence ATGAATTTACACGAATATCAAGGTAAAGAAATATTAAGCACCTTTGGAGTGCGTATTCAACGCGGAATTGTTGCCCAAAATGCACAGGAGGCGGTTGCCGCAGCAAAACAATTAACACAGGAAACAGGTACGAGTTGGCATGTTATAAAGGCTCAAGTTCATGCCGGCGGACGTGGTAAAGGTGGCGGTGTAAAGCTTGCTAAAAATTTGCAAGAAGTAGAAACCATTGCTGGGGAAATTATTGGGATGAATTTAATTACACCCCAAACTTCTGCCGAAGGTAAAAGAGTACATCAAGTTTTAATCGCTGAAGATGTGTATTACCCAGGAGAATCTGAAACCAGTGAGTTTTATATGTCGGTTTTATTAAATCGCGGTACCGGGCGAAATATGATTATGTATTCTACTGAAGGTGGGATGGATATTGAAACCGTAGCAGAGGAAACACCACATTTAATTTTTACCGAAGAAGTAGATCCATCGGTAGGTTTAATGCCATTCCAAGCAAGACGTGTTGCTTTCAATTTAGGATTATCTGGATTGGCATTTAAGGAAATGACCAAGTTTGTTACAAATCTTTATACGGCCTATGTAAAATCAGATTCGTCTTTATTTGAAATAAACCCCGTTTTAAAAACGAGCGATAATAAAATAATGGCTGTTGATGCTAAAGTTACAATTGACGATAATGCGTTGTACAGACATAAAAATTATGTGGATTTACGCGATATTCGTGAAGAAAGTGCCATTGAAGTTGAAGCAGGGGAACTCGGTTTAAATTATGTGGATTTAGATGGAAACGTGGGCTGTATGGTAAATGGCGCTGGTTTAGCCATGGCGACTATGGATTTAATTAAACAAGCGGGCGGCGAGCCGGCAAACTTTTTAGATGTTGGTGGAACTGCTGATGCTGCTCGTGTTGAGGCAGCTTTTAAAATCATTTTAAAAGACCCAGCGGTAAAAGCTATATTAATTAACATTTTTGGTGGTATTGTACGTTGCGACCGTGTGGCACAGGGCGTTATTGATGCCTACAAAAACATGGGTAATATTAATGTACCTATCATTGTACGCTTGCAAGGCACCAATGCTGACATAGCAAAAGAATTAATTGATAATTCAGGGTTAGATGTAATGAGTGCTACGGAGTTTCAAGAAGCCGCCGATAAAGTACAAGAAGTTTTAGGTTAA
- the lysA gene encoding diaminopimelate decarboxylase, whose amino-acid sequence MKKNNVVLMTNNQLLNIAKEYGSPVYVYDAEKITAQYNRLTNAFKNVKTLKLNYAVKALSNISILKLFKSLGSGIDTVSIQEVKLGLAAGFLPEEIIFTPNGVSLSEIEKAAKLGVQINIDNLAILEQFGTKHPNVPVCIRINPHVMAGGNSNISVGHIDSKFGISIHQIPHLLRIVENTKMTINGIHMHTGSDILDIDVFLYASEILFETAKQFKNLDFIDFGSGFKVPYKDGDIETNIEELGKKLSSKFNQFCKDYGKELTLAFEPGKFLVSESGRFLTTVNAVKQTTSTVFAQVDSGFNHLIRPMFYGSHHDIINISNPNGRERFYTVVGYICETDTFGNNRRINEISEGDILCFKNAGAYCFSMASNYNSRYRPAEVLWHKNKAHLIRKRETFDDILKNQIEVDFSVEKEKQLVK is encoded by the coding sequence TTGAAAAAAAATAATGTTGTACTTATGACCAATAATCAGTTGCTTAACATAGCAAAAGAATACGGAAGTCCGGTTTACGTTTACGATGCTGAAAAAATTACAGCGCAGTATAATCGCTTAACCAATGCTTTTAAGAATGTTAAAACCCTAAAGTTGAATTATGCCGTAAAGGCGTTATCGAATATTTCAATTTTAAAACTTTTTAAAAGCTTAGGCTCTGGAATTGACACCGTTTCCATTCAAGAAGTTAAATTGGGTTTGGCTGCAGGCTTTTTACCGGAAGAAATAATTTTTACTCCAAACGGCGTATCACTTTCAGAAATTGAAAAAGCTGCAAAATTAGGTGTTCAAATAAATATTGATAACTTGGCTATTTTAGAGCAATTTGGCACTAAACATCCAAATGTTCCGGTTTGTATTCGTATTAACCCACATGTTATGGCTGGTGGAAATAGCAATATTTCTGTGGGGCATATCGATTCTAAATTTGGCATTTCAATTCATCAAATTCCGCATTTATTGCGTATCGTAGAGAATACTAAAATGACAATTAATGGCATTCACATGCATACGGGCAGCGATATTTTAGATATTGATGTGTTTTTATATGCCAGCGAAATACTTTTTGAAACGGCAAAACAATTCAAAAATTTAGACTTTATTGATTTTGGTTCGGGTTTTAAAGTGCCTTATAAAGATGGAGATATTGAAACCAATATTGAAGAATTGGGAAAAAAATTATCTTCAAAATTCAATCAATTTTGTAAAGATTACGGTAAAGAATTAACCCTAGCTTTTGAACCCGGTAAGTTTTTAGTGAGTGAATCCGGTAGGTTTTTAACCACCGTAAATGCTGTGAAGCAAACCACCTCAACAGTTTTTGCGCAAGTTGATTCTGGGTTTAATCACCTAATTCGCCCTATGTTTTATGGGTCGCACCACGATATTATTAATATTTCCAACCCAAATGGACGCGAGCGTTTTTACACCGTTGTGGGCTATATTTGCGAAACCGATACTTTTGGAAACAACCGACGTATTAACGAAATTAGCGAAGGTGATATTTTATGCTTTAAAAATGCCGGTGCCTACTGTTTTTCCATGGCTAGCAATTATAACTCGCGCTACCGACCTGCAGAAGTTTTATGGCACAAAAATAAAGCACATTTAATTAGAAAAAGAGAAACTTTTGATGATATTTTAAAGAATCAAATTGAAGTTGATTTTTCAGTTGAAAAAGAAAAGCAATTGGTTAAATAG
- a CDS encoding TerB family tellurite resistance protein, producing the protein MINRVEKLSLLSEMIAFAKYDKDIKHIEYNFLLGVAKQLEISREDFEYLIEHPVTYTHLKSHSERIVQFHRLVLLMNIEQEYGDGNNSAGVIKLYNFGLRMGLSHESITKVLYLMESFPNKIVPPDVLIDIFKTQYN; encoded by the coding sequence ATGATTAATAGAGTCGAAAAATTGAGTCTTTTATCTGAAATGATTGCTTTTGCAAAATATGATAAAGACATAAAACATATTGAGTATAACTTTTTGTTAGGTGTGGCCAAACAGCTTGAAATATCTCGTGAAGATTTTGAATATTTAATAGAACACCCTGTTACCTATACGCATTTAAAATCGCATAGCGAACGAATCGTTCAGTTTCACAGACTGGTTTTGTTGATGAATATCGAACAAGAATACGGCGATGGAAACAACTCTGCAGGCGTTATAAAACTTTATAATTTTGGGTTGAGAATGGGATTGAGCCACGAATCGATAACCAAGGTTTTGTATTTAATGGAAAGTTTCCCGAATAAAATTGTACCTCCGGACGTATTAATAGATATTTTTAAAACACAGTACAATTAA
- the uvrB gene encoding excinuclease ABC subunit UvrB, giving the protein MKFKIDSEFKPTGDQPQAIKQLVNGINTDEKYQTLLGVTGSGKTFTVANVIEDVQRPTLVLAHNKTLAAQLYSEFKQFFPENAVEYFVSYYDYYQPEAYIPVSGVYIEKDLSINEEIEKMRLSTTSSLLSGRRDVIVVASVSCLYGIGNPVEFQKNVITLTRDQVISRTKLLHQLVQSLYSRTEGEFNHGNFRIKGDTVDIFPSYADDAFRIHFFGDEIEDIESFNIQTNEVIEKYDILTIYPANMFVTSPEVLQGAIKNIQDDLVKQYDYFKEIGKHLEAKRLKERTEFDLEMIRELGYCSGIENYSRYLDGRQPGSRPFCLLDYFPEDYLMVVDESHVTISQVHAMYGGDRSRKENLVEYGFRLPAAMDNRPLKFEEFEALQNQVIYVSATPADYELQKSDGIYVEQVIRPTGLLDPEIEVRPSLNQIDDLIEEIQQRVEKDERTLVTTLTKRMAEELTKYLDRIQIRCRYIHSDVDTLERVEIMQDLRKGLFDVLVGVNLLREGLDLPEVSLVAILDADKEGFLRSARSLTQTVGRAARHLNGKAIMYADKITKSMQKTIDETEYRREKQIAYNTENNITPKALNKSLDNALSKNSVSTYSYELEAAKAAEPESAYLSKQELEKKIREKRKSMEEAAKALDFIVAAKLRDEIKSYQNKLEKLKV; this is encoded by the coding sequence ATGAAATTCAAAATAGATTCAGAATTTAAACCAACTGGCGATCAACCACAAGCTATAAAGCAACTTGTTAATGGCATTAATACGGATGAAAAGTACCAAACTTTACTCGGTGTAACCGGTTCGGGAAAAACCTTCACGGTTGCCAATGTGATTGAAGATGTGCAGCGCCCTACTTTGGTTTTAGCGCATAACAAAACACTCGCAGCGCAACTATATTCTGAGTTTAAACAGTTTTTCCCAGAAAATGCCGTTGAGTATTTTGTATCGTATTACGATTATTATCAACCCGAAGCTTACATTCCCGTTTCGGGCGTTTACATAGAAAAAGATTTATCCATCAACGAGGAAATCGAGAAGATGCGTTTAAGCACAACATCCTCATTGCTTTCGGGCAGACGCGATGTAATTGTAGTCGCATCCGTATCCTGTTTATATGGTATTGGTAATCCGGTGGAGTTTCAAAAAAACGTCATCACCCTCACAAGAGACCAAGTTATTTCGCGCACCAAACTACTGCATCAATTGGTGCAAAGTTTATACTCGCGTACCGAGGGCGAATTTAATCATGGGAATTTTAGGATTAAAGGCGATACTGTAGATATTTTCCCGAGTTATGCCGATGATGCTTTCAGGATTCATTTTTTTGGCGATGAAATTGAAGATATTGAATCCTTTAATATTCAAACCAACGAAGTCATTGAAAAATATGACATTCTAACCATTTACCCAGCAAACATGTTTGTGACCTCGCCAGAGGTTTTACAAGGTGCTATTAAAAACATTCAGGATGATTTGGTAAAACAATACGATTATTTTAAGGAAATCGGAAAACATTTAGAAGCAAAACGTTTGAAAGAGCGTACCGAATTCGATTTGGAAATGATACGCGAATTGGGCTATTGTTCGGGAATTGAAAACTATTCGCGGTATTTGGATGGCAGACAACCGGGAAGCAGACCATTCTGTCTATTGGATTATTTTCCAGAGGATTACTTAATGGTTGTCGATGAAAGCCACGTTACCATTTCGCAAGTGCACGCTATGTATGGTGGCGATAGAAGCCGAAAGGAAAACTTAGTGGAATACGGTTTTAGGTTACCCGCCGCTATGGATAATCGGCCATTAAAATTTGAGGAATTTGAAGCCTTGCAAAACCAGGTTATTTACGTAAGTGCAACGCCTGCAGATTACGAACTTCAAAAATCCGATGGTATTTATGTGGAACAGGTGATTCGCCCCACAGGGTTATTGGATCCCGAAATTGAAGTTAGACCAAGCTTAAACCAGATTGACGATTTAATTGAAGAAATACAGCAACGTGTTGAAAAAGACGAACGCACTTTGGTAACCACGTTAACAAAACGTATGGCTGAGGAATTGACCAAATATTTGGATCGCATTCAAATACGCTGTCGTTATATTCACAGTGATGTCGATACTTTAGAGCGCGTTGAAATTATGCAAGATTTACGTAAAGGCTTGTTTGATGTTTTAGTTGGTGTTAACCTTCTTCGTGAAGGGTTGGACTTACCCGAAGTATCACTTGTTGCTATTTTAGATGCCGATAAAGAAGGCTTTTTACGTTCGGCCCGTTCACTTACCCAAACCGTTGGAAGAGCCGCGCGACACTTAAACGGAAAGGCCATTATGTATGCTGATAAAATTACCAAAAGCATGCAAAAAACCATTGACGAAACAGAATACAGGCGCGAAAAACAAATTGCTTATAACACCGAAAACAACATCACACCAAAAGCCTTAAATAAAAGCTTGGACAATGCCTTATCAAAAAACTCGGTGAGCACGTATAGTTACGAATTGGAAGCTGCAAAAGCCGCCGAACCAGAAAGTGCCTATTTAAGTAAACAAGAACTGGAAAAGAAAATTCGCGAAAAGCGAAAATCCATGGAAGAAGCCGCCAAGGCTCTAGATTTTATTGTGGCGGCCAAATTACGAGACGAAATTAAAAGCTACCAAAATAAACTAGAAAAGCTAAAGGTGTAA
- a CDS encoding ABC transporter ATP-binding protein translates to MKELQHLNKYFLKYKTHLLIGSVITVVARIFLLFTPRYVKEIFITIEKYSDNSINKAVFKAELTEAILYIIGAAVFAGILTFFMRQTIINVSRYIEYDLKNEVYAQYQKLSLNFYKKNRTGDLMNRISEDVSRVRMYAGPALMYSINTITLFVIVLIYMFNAAPKLALFTIAPLPILSIAIYKLSREIHKRSTIVQQYLSKLSTFTQESFSGISVIKAYGIEPLTASNFETLSATSKEKQVNLAKVQALFFPMMILLIGVSNLLVIYIGGMQYINGEIESLGTIAEFIIYVNMLTWPVATVGWVTSIVQQAEASQKRINEFLKIEPEIKNNTPNHTEITGDIAFNKVSFTYDDTNIQALKDVSFKINEGETLAILGKTGSGKSTILDLIGRLYDVDAGSITINGTEINQLNLNDLRNSIGYVPQDAFLFSDSIKNNIRFGKEDATDEDVIKAAKNAQVHKNIVKFNQGYNTVLGERGITLSGGQKQRVSIARAIIKSPKILLFDDCLSAVDTETEEKILENLNKLSKGKTTLIVSHRVSSAKNADKIIVLENGEIVQKGNHDSLINTDGYYKDLYLKQLSESDAK, encoded by the coding sequence ATGAAGGAACTTCAGCATTTAAACAAATACTTTTTAAAGTATAAAACACACCTATTAATTGGTAGCGTTATTACTGTTGTTGCCCGAATATTTTTGCTTTTTACACCGCGTTATGTAAAGGAAATTTTTATCACTATTGAAAAATACTCGGATAATTCCATTAACAAAGCTGTGTTTAAAGCCGAATTAACCGAAGCCATTCTTTACATTATCGGAGCCGCTGTTTTTGCTGGAATACTTACTTTTTTTATGCGCCAAACCATAATAAATGTGTCACGTTATATTGAATACGATTTAAAAAATGAGGTTTATGCGCAATACCAAAAACTCTCGTTAAATTTCTATAAAAAGAACAGAACGGGCGATTTAATGAACCGGATAAGCGAAGACGTAAGTCGTGTGCGCATGTACGCGGGCCCCGCATTAATGTACAGTATCAATACCATTACGCTTTTTGTAATTGTGTTAATTTACATGTTTAATGCAGCACCTAAGTTAGCGTTGTTCACCATTGCGCCCTTGCCCATTTTGTCGATTGCCATTTATAAATTAAGCCGGGAGATACATAAACGCAGCACCATTGTGCAGCAATATTTATCGAAACTTTCAACCTTCACGCAAGAGTCTTTTAGTGGTATATCGGTAATAAAAGCTTATGGTATTGAGCCATTAACAGCTTCAAATTTTGAAACCCTTTCGGCAACCAGTAAAGAAAAGCAAGTTAATTTGGCTAAAGTACAGGCCTTGTTTTTCCCGATGATGATTTTGCTTATTGGCGTGAGCAATTTATTGGTTATTTACATTGGCGGCATGCAGTATATAAATGGCGAAATTGAAAGTTTGGGTACCATCGCAGAGTTTATTATTTACGTAAATATGCTCACGTGGCCGGTGGCTACGGTGGGTTGGGTCACCTCCATTGTACAGCAGGCCGAGGCATCGCAAAAACGCATTAACGAGTTTTTAAAAATTGAGCCCGAAATAAAAAACAATACGCCTAATCATACCGAAATCACTGGGGATATTGCGTTTAACAAGGTGTCTTTTACTTACGATGACACCAATATTCAGGCTTTAAAAGATGTCAGTTTTAAAATAAATGAAGGTGAAACACTGGCTATTTTAGGAAAAACCGGTTCGGGAAAATCGACCATTTTAGATTTGATTGGTCGACTTTATGATGTTGATGCGGGCTCGATTACGATTAACGGTACCGAAATAAATCAACTGAACCTTAACGATTTAAGAAATAGTATCGGTTATGTGCCACAGGATGCTTTTTTGTTTTCAGATTCTATAAAAAACAACATCAGATTTGGGAAGGAAGATGCCACGGACGAGGATGTTATTAAAGCGGCAAAAAACGCACAAGTCCATAAAAACATTGTAAAATTTAACCAAGGTTACAACACGGTATTGGGTGAACGCGGTATTACACTTTCCGGCGGACAAAAACAACGTGTATCCATTGCGAGAGCCATTATTAAATCGCCTAAGATTTTATTGTTTGATGATTGTTTATCGGCGGTCGATACCGAAACCGAAGAGAAAATCCTTGAAAACTTAAACAAATTATCAAAAGGAAAAACAACACTAATTGTTAGTCATCGCGTATCTTCGGCTAAAAATGCCGATAAAATAATTGTGCTGGAAAATGGTGAAATAGTCCAAAAAGGAAATCACGATTCACTTATTAATACCGACGGTTATTACAAAGATTTGTATTTAAAACAACTTAGTGAGTCAGACGCCAAATAA
- a CDS encoding PUR family DNA/RNA-binding protein gives MNNNGMMEREEIFSKVLRAGRRTYFFDVRATKAEDYYLTITESKKFTNDDGSYHYKKHKIYIYKEDFAEFKDILAEMTDYIIKEKGDEVISERHQKDFKKEYNNNTPRVTEDELKTPESFTDIDFEDI, from the coding sequence ATGAATAATAATGGTATGATGGAGCGCGAGGAGATTTTTTCAAAAGTATTACGAGCTGGAAGACGCACCTATTTTTTTGACGTAAGAGCTACAAAAGCAGAAGATTATTACTTAACAATTACCGAAAGCAAAAAGTTTACTAATGATGATGGTTCTTATCATTATAAAAAACATAAAATTTATATTTATAAAGAGGACTTTGCTGAATTTAAAGATATTCTTGCAGAAATGACCGATTATATCATTAAAGAAAAAGGTGACGAAGTGATTAGCGAACGCCATCAAAAAGACTTTAAAAAAGAATATAACAACAATACCCCAAGAGTAACTGAAGATGAGCTAAAAACTCCCGAAAGTTTTACAGATATTGACTTTGAGGATATTTAG
- a CDS encoding DUF1456 family protein, protein MTNNDILKKLRVALKLRDDDIVKILSLVDFRISKSELGAFFRREDHPKYMECGDQILRNFLNGLVIHLRGPMPKKGETKAQKKSN, encoded by the coding sequence ATGACTAACAACGATATTTTAAAAAAATTACGAGTAGCTCTAAAACTGAGAGATGATGATATTGTAAAGATTTTAAGTCTTGTGGATTTTAGAATTTCCAAAAGTGAATTGGGTGCTTTTTTCAGACGAGAAGACCATCCGAAATACATGGAGTGTGGCGACCAAATTCTAAGAAATTTTTTAAATGGTTTGGTAATTCATTTACGAGGGCCCATGCCAAAAAAGGGTGAAACTAAAGCACAAAAAAAGAGCAACTGA